One stretch of Scophthalmus maximus strain ysfricsl-2021 chromosome 12, ASM2237912v1, whole genome shotgun sequence DNA includes these proteins:
- the chd3 gene encoding chromodomain-helicase-DNA-binding protein 3 isoform X8, with the protein MSSPLRRREEEDEGMVVRSEGGGFDEDDDGGGGDGDLDEDASDINSPAAPLETATPAAPVEEAELSDREVPCRKKGRPKKKKDAKKKDKEGKPAKTKKRKKIDSDVERDSDRERGHGENSDSVASDYGSGEKKKKKKHKERKEKKTKKKKKDDGDRDSSQEETTKQPTEQKNSAQLAKEWGLEDVDHTFTEEDYRELTNYKAFSQFMRPMIAKKNPKIPMSKMMTILGAKWREFSSNNPFKGNAAAVAAAAAAAAIAVAEQVSAATASPEPPPPQPLPPIRKAKTKEGKGPGYKKRSKSPRVPDKKKAQAKAKKMAPIRIKLSPIGAKRKKSCSSEDVDEDESEQEDSSVHSSSVRSDSSGRVKKNKRGRPAKKKKKMSSPAHLPVPGEEEGEGYETDHQDYCEVCQQGGEIILCDTCPRAYHLVCLEPELDKAPEGKWSCPHCEKEGIQWEAKDEEFEDFEEDSEDRVISEVAVGVPTGAEEEDDDHMEFCRVCKDGGELLCCDTCTSSYHIHCLNPPLPEIPNGEWLCPRCTCPPIKGRVQKILHWHWGEPPPPIPVPPAPDAPPDAPPPPPMKGRAEREFFVKLVAQSYWHCTWITELQLEIFHSVMYRNYQRKTDMDEPPSLDYGSGAEDENGVGKSEKRRAKDPEYAIMEDKYYKYGIKPEWMMIHRIINHSLDKKGMYHYLVKWRDLTYDQCTWERDDLDIPDFAIYKANYWRHRDAIMKEDPDKSRRMRSKNQEGEEESPVSPVTDPTIKYDEQPDFVTSTGGTLHLYQLEGLNWLRFSWAQGTDTILADEMGLGKTIQTIVFLYSLFKEGHTKGPFLVSAPLSTIINWEREFEMWAPDFYVVTYTGDKDSRAIIRENELSFDDTAVRGGKKAFKLRRDVPIKFHVLLTSYELVTIDQTALKSIDWACLVVDEAHRLKNNQSKFFRRLNDYKIDHKLLLTGTPLQNNLEELFHLLNFLTPNRFNNLDGFLEEFADISKEDQIKKLHDLLGPHMLRRLKADVFKNMPAKTELIVRVELSPMQKKYYKLILTKNFEALNSKGGGNQVSLLNIMMDLKKCCNHPYLFPVASMEAQKTPSGAYEGTALTKASGKLTLMQKMLRKLKEQGHRVLVFSQMTKMLDLLEDFLDYEGYKYERIDGGVTGALRQEAIDRFNAPGACQFCFLLSTRAGGLGINLATADTVVIFDSDWNPHNDIQAFSRAHRIGQANKVMIYRFVTRASVEERITQVAKRKMMLTHLVVRPGLGSKAGSMSKQELDDILKFGTEELFKDEGEGMKNNAGDKVEDEGNVIHYDSTAIERLLDRSQDATDDSDVQNMNEYLSSFKVAQYMVREEDKIEEIEREIIKQEENVDPDYWEKLLRHHYEQQQEDLASKLGKGKRNRKPVNYNDAAQEDQEWHADISDNQSEYSVGSEEEDEDFDDRPEGRRQSRRQLRNEKDKPLPPLLARVGGNLEVLGFNTRQRKAFLNAVMRWGMPSQDAFSSQWLVRDLRGKTEKEFKAYVSLFMRHLCEPVADGAETFADGVPREGLCRQPVLTRIGVMSLVKKKIQEFEHINGRWSLPELKPEVSVDKSSSRASSPAVKTATPTPEASYNNTPCTSTPATPAPVDKLEKNGKEGEKEEDKEECETPSEKEKAKEKDEGKEVDSDKTEDAEESVSPGQKAEGKEENDLKEAEEKDTTDTPGTTTEEKSKEETKQTSKQDAELKEEKSEAEKVAEEEREKETPTATTDAKDKSEVADTKKEEAKGEKDAGKEAKAAKEEAPKGNGKPPAERPRFMFNIADGGFTGFTPAELHTLWQNEERAAISSGKMNEIWHRRHDFWLLAGIVIHGYARWQDIQNDPQFAIVNEPFKSQANKGNFLEMKNKFLARRFKLLEQALVIEEQLRRAAYLNMTQDPSHPAMALNARFAEVECLAESHQHLSKESLAGNKPANAVLHKVLNQLEELLSDMKADVTRLPATLSRVPPIAARLQMSERSILSRLASKGTETHTPPPILPGPYATPQNYGAPFTPAPPSALHMGGANYSQMPPGSFISVLNGPPMSVKKEREAELLGHRREQRSGEIICIDD; encoded by the exons atgtcctctcctctccggcgccgtgaggaggaagacgagggcaTGGTGGTTCGTTCCGAGGGAGGAGGTTTcgacgaagacgacgacggcggcggtgGAGACGGAGACCTGGACGAGGACGCAAGCGACATAAACTCGCCGGCGGCGCCTCTGGAAACTGCAACACCAGCCGCGCCAG TCGAAGAGGCAGAGCTATCCGACAGAGAGGTCCCGTGCAGGAAGAAAGGACGGcccaagaaaaagaaggacGCAAAGAAGAAGGACAAAGAGGGGAAGcctgccaaaacaaaaaaacgcaaGAAGATT GACAGCGATGTAGAGAGAGActcggacagagagagaggccacGGCGAGAACTCGGACAGTGTCGCTAGCGACTATGGATccggtgagaagaagaaaaagaagaagcataaagaacggaaagaaaagaaaaccaagaagaagaaaaaagatgacgGGGACCGAGACAGCAGTCAAGAGGAGACCACAAAG CAGCCCACGGAGCAGAAGAACTCGGCCCAGCTGGCGAAGGAGTGGGGTCTGGAGGATGTTGATCATACCTTCACTGAGGAAGACTACAGGGAACTCACCAACTACAAAGCCTTCAGCCAGTTCATGCG GCCGATGATAGCCAAGAAGAACCCCAAGATCCCCATGTCAAAGATGATGACCATCTTGGGGGCCAAATGGAGGGAGTTCAGCTCGAACAACCCCTTCAAGGGCAACGCCGCCGCGGTTGCGGCAGCTGCCGCGGCCGCTGCCATCGCTGTCGCCGAGCAGGTCTCTGCGGCGACCGCCTCGCCTGAGCCGCCGCCACCGCAGCCGCTACCACCGATCAGAAAGGCCAAGACGAAAGAGGGCAAAG GCCCTGGCTACAAGAAGCGCAGCAAAAGCCCTCGAGTCCCTGACAAGAAAAAGGCTCAAGCAAAGGCTAAAAAGATGGCACCCATTCGTATCAAACTGTCGCCCATCGGcgccaagaggaagaagagctgCTCA AGCGAGGACGTGGATGAGGACGAGTCCGAGCAGGAGGACTCCAGCGTTCACAGCTCCTCGGTGCGCTCCGACAGCTCGGGTCGcgtgaagaaaaacaagcgaGGGCGGCctgccaagaagaagaagaaga TGTCGTCTCCTGCCCACCTCCCAGTCCCcggtgaagaggagggggagggctaCGAGACGGACCATCAGGACTACTGCGAGGTGTGTCAGCAGGGCGGAGAGATCATCCTGTGTGACACATGTCCCCGAGCTTACCACCTCGTCTGCCTTGAGCCGGAGCTGGACAAGGCCCCCGAAGGCAAATGGAGCTGCCCACACTGC GAAAAAGAAGGAATCCAGTGGGAGGCGAAGGATGAGGAATTCGAGGACTTCGAGGAGGACAGCGAGGACAGAGTGATATCAGAGGTCGCGGTTGGGGTACCCACcggggccgaggaggaggatgacgaccACATGGAGTTCTGTCGGGTGTGCAAAGACGGAGGTGAACTGCTGTGTTGCGACACCTGCACCTCGTCCTACCACATCCACTGTCTGAACCCGCCGCTGCCAGAGATCCCCAACGGAGAGTGGCTGTGTCCAAGATGCACG TGTCCGCCGATTAAAGGTCGCGTCCAGAAGATCCTCCACTGGCATTGGGGAGAACCTCCGCCTCCCATTCCTGTTCCCCCGGCTCCCGACGCCCCACCCGACGCCCCTCCGCCACCACCCATGAAGGGCAGAGCCGAGCGGGAGTTCTTTGTCAAGCTGGTCGCGCAGTCCTACTGGCACTGCACATGGATCACTGAGCTCCAG CTGGAGATCTTCCACTCGGTGATGTACAGAAACTACCAGAGGAAGACGGACATGGACGAGCCTCCGAGTCTGGATTATGGCTCAGGAGCCGAGGACGAGAACGGAGTGGGAAAGAGCGAAAAGAGGAGGGCCAAGGATCCTGAGTACGCAATCATGGAAGACAAGTACTACAAATATGGCATCAAGCCCGAGTGGATGATGATCCACCGTATCATCAACCACAG TTTGGACAAGAAGGGGATGTACCACTACCTGGTCAAGTGGCGTGACCTGACCTACGACCAGTGTACCTGGGAGAGAGACGACCTGGACATCCCTGATTTTGCAATTTACAAGGCCAACTACTGGAGGCACAG GGATGCAATAATGAAGGAGGATCCAGACAAAtccaggaggatgaggagcaagaaccaggagggtgaagaggagtcTCCTGTCTCGCCCGTCACTGAC CCAACGATAAAATACGACGAGCAGCCAGACTTTGTCACATCGACAGGTGGGACGCTGCATCTGTACCAGCTGGAGGGTCTGAACTGGCTGCGGTTTTCCTGGGCGCAGGGCACCGACACCATCCTAGCAGATGAGATGGGCCTGGGCAAGACCATCCAGACCATCGTCTTCCTCTACTCGCTGTTCAAAGAG GGACACACCAAGGGCCCGTTCCTGGTCAGTGCTCCGCTCTCCACCATCATCAACTGGGAGAGGGAGTTCGAGATGTGGGCCCCTGATTTCTACGTGGTGACTTACACGGGAGACAAGGACAGTCGAGCGATTATCAGGGAGAACGAGTTGTCCTTCGACGACACTGCcgtcagaggaggaaagaaggcCTTTAAACtgagg AGGGATGTTCCGATTAAATTCCACGTGCTGCTGACTTCCTATGAGTTGGTGACCATCGACCAGACGGCGCTCAAGTCCATCGACTGGGCCTGTCTGGTGGTGGACGAGGCTCACCGCCTGAAGAACAACCAGTCCAAG TTTTTCCGGCGGCTGAACGACTATAAGATCGaccacaagctgctgctgacggGAACTCCTCTTCAGAACAACCTGGAGGAACTGTTCCACCTGCTCAACTTCCTCACGCCCAACCGCTTCAA TAACCTTGACGGATTCCTGGAAGAGTTCGCCGACATCTCCAAGGAGGACCAGATCAAGAAGCTCCACGACCTGCTGGGGCCTCACATGCTGCGGAGGCTGAAGGCCGACGTCTTCAAGAACATGCCCGCCAAAACTGAGCTGATTGTTAGAGTGGAGCTGAGCCCCATGCAGAA GAAATACTACAAGCTGATTTTGACCAAAAACTTTGAGGCTCTGAACTCAAAGGGTGGAGGAAACCAGGTCTCCCTGCTCAACATCATGATGGACCTAAAGAAGTGCTGCAACCACCCCTACCTCTTCCCTGTTGCCTCCATG GAAGCGCAGAAAACGCCGAGCGGTGCTTACGAGGGGACGGCCCTCACTAAGGCTTCTGGGAAACTGACATTGATGCAGAAGATGCTGAGGAAGCTGAAAGAGCAAGGGCACCGAGTACTGGTCTTCTCACAG ATGACTAAAATGCTGGACTTATTAGAAGACTTCCTGGACTACGAAGGCTACAAGTATGAGAGAATCGACGGAGGCGTCACGGGAGCGCTGAGACAAGAGGCCATTGACCGCTTCAATG CTCCTGGTGCTTGCCAGTTTTGTTTCTTGCTCTCCACCCGAGCCGGAGGTTTGGGCATCAACTTGGCCACAGCCGACACAGTCGTCATCTTCGACTCGGACTGGAACCCTCACAACGACATACAG GCGTTCAGTCGAGCCCATCGAATCGGACAGGCCAACAAGGTGATGATCTACCGCTTTGTGACCCGGGCCAGCGTGGAGGAGCGGATCACCCAGGTTGCCAAGAGGAAAATGATGCTGACCCACCTGGTGGTCCGGCCGGGCCTGGGATCCAAGGCCGGCTCCATGTCCAAACAGGAACTGGACGACATCCTCAAGTTTGGAACAGAGGAGCTCTTCAAGGATGAGGGAGAAg GTATGAAAAATAATGCTGGGGATAAAGTTGAGGACGAGGGCAATGTGATCCACTACGACAGCACTGCCATCGAGCGGCTGCTGGACCGAAGCCAAGACGCCACGGACGACTCGGACGTCCAGAACATGAACGAGTACCTCAGCTCCTTCAAAGTGGCCCAGTACATGGTCCGAGAGGAGGATAAG ATCGAGGAGATCGAGCGAGAGATCATCAAGCAGGAGGAGAACGTGGATCCGGATTATTGGGAGAAACTGCTGCGGCATCActacgagcagcagcaggaggaccTCGCCAGCAAACTGGGTAAAGGCAAGAGGAACCGCAAGCCTGTCAACTACAACGACGCCGCGCAGGAGGACCAAG AATGGCATGCTGACATTTCAGATAACCAGTCCGAGTATTCAGTGggctctgaggaggaggacgaggacttTGACGATCGACCAGAAG GCCGAAGGCAGTCGCGCCGCCAGTTGAGGAATGAGAAGGATAaacctctgcctcctctcctggcCAGAGTCGGCGGCAACCTTGAG GTGCTGGGCTTCAACACACGCCAGAGGAAGGCTTTCCTGAATGCCGTGATGCGCTGGGGGATGCCGTCCCAGGACGCTTTCTCCTCCCAGTGGCTGGTGAGGGACCTAAGGGGCAAGACTGAAAAAGAATTTAA AGCGTACGTGTCTCTCTTTATGCGTCATCTGTGCGAGCCGGTGGCCGACGGCGCCGAGACGTTCGCGGACGGCGTTCCGAGGGAGGGCCTGTGCCGCCAGCCGGTCCTCACCCGAATCGGCGTCATGTCCCTCGTCAAGAAGAAG ATCCAGGAGTTTGAGCACATCAACGGGCGGTGGAGTCTTCCAGAGCTCAAGCCTGAGGTCAGCGTGGACAAATCCTCCTCCAGGGCGTCCTCTCCTGCAGTGAAGACCGCCACGCCCACCCCCGAGGCCAGCTACAACAACACACCGTGCACCTCCACGCCAG CGACCCCTGCTCCAGTAGACAAGCTAGAAAAGAacggaaaagagggagagaaggaggaggacaaagaggaatgTGAGACCCCGTCGGAGAAAGAGAAAGCGAAGGAGAAGGATGAGGGCAAAGAGGTGGACAGCGACAAGACCGAAGACGCTGAAGAG AGTGTGTCTCCTGGTCAAAAAGCTGAAGGCAAAGAGGAGAACGACCTGaaagaggcggaggagaaagacacaacGGATACTCCGGGCACCACgacagaggaaaagagcaaagaagagaCGAAACAAACATCGAAGCAAGACGCAGAGTTAAAAGAGGAGAAATCgg AAGCTGAGAaggtggcagaggaggagagggaaaaagagacgCCCACGGCAACGACAGATGCCAAGGATAAGTCCGAGGTGGCTGACACGAAGAAAG AGGAGGCCAAAGGTGAAAAGGATGCTGGCAAAGAAGCCAAAGCGGCTAAGGAGGAGGCACCCAAGGGTAATGGGAAGCCGCCGGCTGAGCGGCCGCGCTTCATGTTCAACATCGCCGACGGAGGCTTCACCG GCTTCACCCCCGCAGAGCTGCACACACTCTGGCAGAATGAGGAGCGGGCTGCCATCTCCTCGGGGAAGATGAACGAGATCTGGCACCGCCGCCACGACTTCTGGCTGCTGGCGGGAATCGTGAT TCACGGCTACGCCCGGTGGCAGGACATCCAGAACGATCCCCAGTTCGCCATCGTCAACGAACCCTTCAAGTCGCAGGCGAATAAAGGAAACTTCCTGGAGATGAAGAACAAGTTTCTTGCTCGACGCTTTAAG TTGTTGGAGCAGGCGCTCGTGATAGAGGAGCAACTGCGGCGGGCGGCCTACCTGAACATGACCCAGGACCCCAGCCACCCAGCCATGGCGCTCAATGCTCGCTTCGCAGAGGTGGAGTGCCTGGCGGAGTCGCACCAGCACCTCAGCAAGGAGTCGCTGGCAGGAAACAAGCCGGCCAACGCTGTCCTGCACAAAG TGTTGaaccagctggaggagctgctgagcGACATGAAGGCCGACGTGACGCGGCTGCCCGCAACGCTGTCCAGGGTGCCGCCAATCGCCGCCCGCCTGCAAATGTCCGAGCGGAGCATCCTCAGCCGGCTGGCCAGCAAGGGCACGGAGACGCACACGCCCCCG CCCATACTGCCTGGACCCTACGCCACCCCTCAGAACTACGGAGCACCCTTCACCCCAGCCCCCCCGAGCGCCCTGCACATGGGAGGTGCCAACTACAGTCAGATGCCACCCGGGTCGTTCATATCAG